In Triticum urartu cultivar G1812 chromosome 6, Tu2.1, whole genome shotgun sequence, the following proteins share a genomic window:
- the LOC125515040 gene encoding mitotic spindle checkpoint protein BUBR1 codes for MAAAAARNLAALDAETLALLGAGPDMAPVAVCGEWETFKENVRPLKRGRNVGLLNQALKAHTDPAQRAALLAERGRMIQAIEEYQGEDPLQPWVDCIKWVQESFPAGGEFSGLVVIYEQCVRAFWHDERYKDDLRYLKVWLEYAGNCSDAEVIFRFLESNQIGEGHAVFYIRYALLMESKNKLKKADEIFNLGIARKAKPVEKLETTYRAFLRRSTRKKEHEDDTASDDQPVRKFGSDLNRGETRGQHAENSHLLAKPRVKLQRIDVNTPISIYKENPLPSQGLERARSKDRAWNTLGTQADRNKENNMMPARWTSHKIPPKVAARPAVPPARVSSIEVFIDEECAEEPAPPQVPKSPKPSVLKLRQATSKNLKKETELLKENPLRNFPLSSLR; via the exons atggcggcggcggcggcgagaaaCCTGGCGGCGCTAGACGCGGAGACTCTGGCGCTGCTGGGGGCAGGGCCCGATATGGCGCCGGTGGCCGTGTGCGGCGAGTGGGAGACCTTCAAGGAGAACGTGCGGCCGCTGAAACGCGGGCGGAACGTCGGCCTCCTCAACCAAGCCCTCAAGGCGCACACCGACCCCGCCCAGCGCGCCGCGCTCCTGGCCGAACGCGG GAGGATGATCCAAGCAATCGAAGAGTACCAAGGGGAAGATCCGCTCCAGCCGTGGGTAGA CTGCATCAAATGGGTCCAGGAGTCGTTTCCAGCCGGCGGGGAGTTCTCAGGGCTGGTCGTGATCTACGAGCAGTGCGTGCGTGCCTTCTGGCATGACGAGCGGTACAAGGATGATCTCCGGTACCTCAAAGTGTGGTTAGAATAT GCTGGGAACTGTTCGGACGCTGAGGTGATATTCAGGTTCCTGGAGTCCAACCAGATTGGTGAGGGCCATGCTGTTTTCTACATTCGCTATGCATTGCTAATGGAGTCGAAGAACAAGCTTAAGAAAGCTGACGAGATCTTTAATCTTGGAATAGCTAG GAAAGCAAAGCCTGTGGAGAAGTTGGAAACTACATACAGGGCATTTCTTCGGAGATCAACCAGAAAGAAGGAACACGAG GATGATACCGCAAGTGATGATCAGCCCGTACGCAAATTCGGTAGTGACTTGAACCGTGGTGAAACTA GAGGTCAGCATGCAGAGAATTCCCACCTGTTGGCAAAACCTAGGGTAAAGCTGCAAAG AATCGATGTTAATACACCGATTTCAATTTACAAAGAGAACCCATTGCCAAGTCAGGGCCTTGAGAGAGCTAGGAGCAAAGACAGGGCGTGGAACACCCTTGGAACACAAGCAGATAGAAACAAAGAAAATAACATGATGCCTGCCAGATGGACTTCGCACAAG ATTCCACCGAAGGTAGCAGCACGGCCAGCAGTTCCGCCAGCTCGTGTCAGCTCCATTGAGGTCTTTATAGATGAAGAATGTGCCGA GGAACCAGCCCCGCCTCAAGTGCCAAAGAGTCCAAAACCATCTGTTCTGAAGCTTAGGCAAGCAACAAGCAAAAACCTTAAGAA GGAAACTGAATTGCTTAAGGAGAACCCGCTGCGCAACTTCCCGCTGAGCAGCCTTAGATAA
- the LOC125517616 gene encoding SWI/SNF complex subunit SWI3B: MATPPAPVPSATANSAPTPTQSPFKARPFSQPPSTAGTLKTEIPPASTSAATAAGVAAVGAAAEDSSHVITVPSYAGWFSYDSISDTERRLLPEFFEGEVAAVSGSRGPEAYKYYRNTLVKRFRARPARRLTLTEARRGLIGDVGSVRRVFDFLEEWGLINHGAPPLGAKQGKDKREEATTSQSSSQSSLPAGPTTPKKLCVGCRSVCGSAYFTCEKADISICCRCFVRGNYRPGLTPADFKKVEISEDAKSDWTDKETLHLLEAVLHYGEDWKKVSEHVGSRSEKDCIARLIRLYFGEQFMGSKEQKMEFEIDDVTNESRAEIPKRLRLTPLADASNPIMAQVAFLSAIVGAGVAAAAAQAAISAQSQVDMNDRQTDSPISSTKEEESSYTNGLTANDLLKEASTNAQVQLQKEQKDIEQSLSAIVDVQMKEIQDKISRFEQKELLMEKEREQLHHLRELLFVDQLAVVQHQRRPLAVAAENKEEEKPKPIITMS, encoded by the exons ATGGCCACACCGCCGGCTCCGGTGCCCTCGGCCACCGCCAACTCCGCGCCGACGCCTACCCAGTCACCGTTCAAGGCCCGACCCTTCTCCCAGCCCCCTTCCACTGCCGGTACCCTCAAGACGGAGATCCCTCCCGCCTCCACCtcggccgccaccgccgccggagTCGCCGCCGTGGGAGCCGCAGCCGAGGACTCATCGCACGTCATCACCGTCCCTAGCTACGCAG GGTGGTTCTCGTACGACAGCATCAGCGACACGGAGCGCCGCCTGTTGCCGGAGTTCTTCGAAGGGGAGGTCGCGGCCGTGTCTGGGTCCCGGGGCCCGGAAGCCTACAAGTACTACCGCAACACCCTCGTCAAGAGGTTCCGGGCAAGACCAGCGCGCCGGCTCACGCTCACCGAGGCCAGGCGGGGCCTTATCGGCGACGTTGGCTCTGTGCGCCGTGTGTTTGACTTCCTGGAGGAATGGGGGCTCATCAACCATGGTGCTCCCCCGCTGGGGGCGAAGCAGGGGAAAGACAAGAGGGAGGAGGCGACGACTTCTCAGTCTTCTTCTCAGTCTTCATTGCCTGCTGGACCAACCACACCCAAGAAGCTCTGTGTAGGGTGCCGCAGCGTCTGCGGCTCTGCCTATTTCACCTGCGAGAAG GCGGATATAAGCATATGTTGTAGATGCTTTGTGCGTGGCAACTATCGGCCTGGTCTTACTCCAGCGGACTTCAAGAAAGTTGAAATTAGCGAAGACGCCAAATCAGATTGGACAGACAAGGAAACTCTTCACCTACTTGAGGCTGTCTTGCATTATGGAGAAGACTGGAAGAAGGTTTCTGAGCATGTTGGTAGTCGCTCGGAGAAAGACTGCATTGCTAGACTCATCCGATTATATTTTGGAGAACAGTTCATGGGATCCAAGGAGCAGAAAATGGAGTTTGAGATTGATGATGTTACTAATGAATCTAGAGCAGAGATCCCAAAACGACTCCGTCTCACACCACTGGCAGATGCAAGCAATCCAATTATGGCTCAG GTCGCGTTCTTGTCGGCAATTGTTGGCGCAGGCgttgcagcagcagcagcgcaagcaGCTATTTCTGCACAATCCCAGGTTGATATGAATGACCGCCAGACTGATTCTCCAATCAGCAGCACTAAAGAAGAAG AATCTTCTTACACTAATGGGCTTACAGCCAACGATTTACTCAAAGAGGCATCCACAAATGCACAAGTGCAACTTCAAAAGGAGCAAAAAGATATAGAGCAATCTTTATCGGCTATAGTGGATGTCCAG ATGAAGGAAATCCAGGATAAGATAAGCCGTTTTGAGCAGAAAGAGCTGCTTATGGAGAAAGAGAGGGAGCAGCTTCATCACTTACGGGAACTGCTTTTCGTGGATCAACTCGCGGTTGTGCAGCATCAGCGCAGACCGCTTGCTGTAGCGGCTGAGAACAAGGAGGAGGAGAAACCGAAACCTATTATCACCATGAGTTAA
- the LOC125517617 gene encoding mediator of RNA polymerase II transcription subunit 18, with the protein MECVVQGIIETQHVEALEVLLQGLSGVPKERVRVHELCLKSVPMLGAVPSEVRLLCDLAQPTPSWTIRHVGGAMRGAGAEQISILVRTIVESKASSNVLRYFYGIGYKLDHEILKVGFAFRFQRGAQFTVTVTSANKMPKLHATDEAVQVTPGIQLVEITAPAAANNYNDVVSAVTSFCEYLAPLLHLSKPGNSTGIVPTAGAAAASLMSSGGAKTL; encoded by the exons ATGGAGTGCGTGGTGCAGGGCATCATCGAGACCCAG CATGTTGAAGCTCTGGAGGTTCTTCTCCAAGGCCTCTCTGGTGTCCCAAAGGAACGTGTGAGGGTGCATGAGCTCTGTCTTAAAAGTGTACCAATGCTAG GAGCTGTCCCATCAGAGGTTCGTTTGTTGTGTGATTTAGCTCAGCCTACACCATCCTG GACCATAAGACATGTTGGTGGTGCCATGAGAGGTGCCGGTGCAGAGCAAATCTCAATTCTTGTGCGTACAATCGTAGAAAGCAAAGCCAGCAGCAATGTGTTACGTTACTTCTACGGCATCGGCTACAAGTTAGATCATGAAATCTTGAAGGTTGGCTTTGCGTTTCGCTTCCAGCGAGGTGCCCAGTTCACCGTGACTGTGACTTCTGCCAACAAGATGCCAAAACTGCATGCGACCGACGAAGCTGTGCAGGTCACTCCTGGAATACAGCTGGTGGAGATCACAGCACCAGCCGCTGCTAACAATTACAATGATGTTGTTTCAGCTGTCACCTCATTCTGTGAATATCTAGCGCC GCTGCTGCATCTCTCTAAACCAGGCAATTCAACTGGAATCGTCCCGACTGCTGGTGCTGCTGCTGCCTCGCTCATGTCAAGTGGTGGTGCGAAAACATTGTAA
- the LOC125517614 gene encoding brefeldin A-inhibited guanine nucleotide-exchange protein 1-like — protein MASPTAPLGGSTPSGRVLGPALDRIIKNAAWRKHSALVAAAKSALDLLSSSSYHSPDPTSPNPSPLLGLPVAAAAASLHALILALESASPKVADPALDCVAKLLYHRLLLGDLGEAADDSPASKLLAAVLSCGALNDDAMELATLRVLLAAARCPSIAIRGDGLGQMLKTCYNIYLSSSSGANQMCAKLALAQVLVIVFARVEVDSMDVRVPTVSITDMMDVSDHRLNDSGIVQVAQGFINDAMEGSDVPEPGTLGAMAEADEKDDEGMSKIREDGLALFKNLCKLSMKFSTPDNPEDQVLLRGKVLSLELLKMVVDNAGPFWRINEKYLGAIKQYLCLSLLKNSALSAMSIFQLLCSIFVGLLSRFRSGLKEEIGIFFPMLVLRVLENVHQPSFLQKMTVLNLLEDICKESQVLIDIFVNYDCDVDAPNIFERIVNGLLKTALGVTPGATTTLTPVQDQTFRTESVKCLATILKSMGSWMDQQLRIGDFSPKISEVSLNSLDSPNIGEDGNGIDYELQSDSYSPDTSDASSLEQRRAYKIELQKGISMFNRKPSKGIDFLIKSKKIGQSPEDVASFLRNTAGLNATMIGDYLGERDEFPIKVMHAYVDALNFEGIDFGEAIRYYLRGFRLPGEAQKIDRVMEKFAERYCKCNPNSFTSADTAYVLAYSVIMLNTDAHNMMVKDKMSRSDFIRNNRGIDDGKDLPEVYLSTLYDQIVKNEIKMSADSSVPQNKQPSSVMKLLGLDNIINLVNWKQAEDKALGANDLLIKNIQEKFKAKSAKSESVFYIITDTTILRFMMEVCWAPMMAAFSMTLDQCDDKAATSQCLQGFRYAVHVTSVMCMQTQRDAFVTSVAKFTYLHCVADMKQKNVDAVKAIISIAIEDGDYLQEAWEHVLTCLSRFEHLHLLGEGAPTDASFLTVPLVDSEEKTQKSSTNTASKRTNALQNPAVMAAVRGGSYDSTTAKNNASALVTPDQINNFISNINLLDQIGIFELNHIFAHSQRLNSNAIVAFVEALCKVAITELQSPTDPRIFCLTKIVEIAHYNMNRIRLVWSRIWKVLSDFFVSVGSSENLSVAIFVMDSLRQLAMKFLEREELANYNFQNEFLRPFAVVMQKSNASEVRELVVRCVSQMVLSRVNNIKSGWKSVFTVFTAAAADDRKSIVLLAFETMEKIVRDFFPYITETETTTFTDCVKCLITFTSSKFSSDASLNAIAFLRFCAVKLAEEGFVCHDKDTDHQSNNLDSSEGNAIVHKDDHVYFWVPLLAGLARLTTDTRPTIRKGAVEVLFDILKDHGELFSQSFWTNIFGSVIYPLFNGEIRTPNGQSDSTEDDSWNFETKTVAVKCLVDLYVTFFDVMRPELTRVTSVVTSFIRSAYRQSAITGMSVFQRLTEGLASKLSKDEWKEILLCFKEAAAHTLVVFDKIVKMMQNIEIPERNESYSEAEKYSDPDIEDEEEANMETSSYAIVKMKNHMSLQLVIVQGIVKLYETHRRSFCAEHMGIILEMLSAITSHASEVSSESALHNKFHKACSLLEISEPAVIHFENESYQSYLKLLQALLHDNPSLSREMNIESQIMLVSVKILRKYLNCAGQEPSKDASCKDPVVHWALPLSAAKKEELSARTPLVLHVMRLLGGLERECFRRNLPLLFPLLANLVRCEHSSREVQVALYDVFQSSIGPIISV, from the exons ATGGCGTCCCCCACGGCGCCGCTGGGCGGCTCCACCCCGTCGGGCCGCGTGCTCGGCCCCGCGCTGGACCGCATCATCAAAAACGCCGCGTGGCGGAAGCACTCGGCGCTCGTCGCCGCGGCCAAGTCGGCGCTCGacctcctctcctcctcctcctaccACTCGCCCGACCCGACCTCGCCCAACCCCTCGCCGCTCCTCGGCCTGCCCGTCGCCGCGGCCGCCGCCTCGCTGCACGCGCTCATCCTCGCGCTCGAGTCCGCCTCCCCCAAGGTCGCCGACCCCGCGCTCGACTGCGTCGCCAAGCTCCTCTaccaccgcctcctcctcggcGACCTCGGCGAGGCCGCCGACGACTCGCCCGCCTCCAAGCTCCTTGCCGCCGTCCTCTCCTGCGGCGCCCTTAACGACGACGCCATGGAGCTCGCCACCCTCCGCGTGCTCCTCGCCGCCGCGCGCTGCCCCTCCATCGCCATCCGCGGCGACGGCCTCGGCCAAATGCTCAAGACCTGCTACAACATATACctcagcagcagcagcggcgCCAATCAGATGTGCGCCAAGCTGGCGCTCGCGCAGGTGCTGGTCATCGTGTTCGCGCGCGTGGAGGTGGACTCCATGGACGTGCGCGTGCCGACGGTGTCCATCACGGACATGATGGATGTGTCCGATCACCGCCTCAACGACTCCGGCATCGTGCAGGTGGCACAGGGGTTTATAAATGACGCCATGGAAGGGAGTGACGTCCCGGAGCCAGGGACCCTGGGGGCGATGGCTGAGGCCGATGAGAAGGATGATGAGGGGATGAGCAAGATCAGGGAGGATGGGTTAGCACTCTTCAAGAACCTCTGCAAGCTGTCAATGAAGTTCTCGACACCAGATAACCCCGAGGACCAGGTGCTGTTGCGGGGGAAGGTGTTGTCTCTCGAGTTGCTCAAGATGGTTGTGGACAATGCTGGACCATTCTGGAGAATCAATGAAAA GTACCTTGGAGCAATCAAGCAGTATCTTTGTTTGTCCTTGTTGAAAAACAGTGCCTTGTCAGCAATGAGTATTTTCCAGCTTTTGTGCTCCATATTTGTGGGTTTGCTGTCAAGATTTAGATCTGGGCTGAAAGAAGAAATTGGAATATTTTTTCCCATGCTTGTCCTAAGGGTTCTTGAGAATGTCCATCAGCCTAGCTTTCTGCAGAAAATGACAGTTCTAAATTTGTTGGAGGACATCTGTAAAGAATCTCAGGTTCTTATTGATATCTTCGTCAACTACGATTGTGATGTTGATGCACCAAATATTTTTGAAAG GATTGTCAATGGACTTCTAAAGACCGCTCTCGGGGTTACTCCTGGAGCCACAACAACATTAACCCCAGTCCAAGACCAAACATTTCGGACTGAGTCAGTCAAGTGCCTTGCTACCATACTCAAATCAATGGGTTCATGGATGGACCAACAGTTGAGAATTGGTGATTTTTCACCCAAAATTTCCGAGGTCTCTTTAAATTCGCTAGACAGTCCTAACATTGGAGAAGATGGGAATGGAATTGATTATGAACTGCAATCTGACTCTTATAGCCCAGATACGTCTGATGCTTCCTCACTTGAGCAACGTCGTGCTTATAAAATAGAACTTCAG AAAGGAATTTCCATGTTTAACAGAAAACCTTCTAAGGGTATTGATTTTCTCATTAAAAGCAAGAAAATAGGTCAATCCCCAGAAGATGTTGCTTCTTTCTTGAGAAACACTGCTGGTTTAAATGCAACAATGATTGGGGACTATTTGGGTGAAAGAGATGAATTCCCTATCAAAGTTATGCATGCATATGTCGATGCACTGAATTTTGAAGGTATTGACTTCGGTGAAGCCATTAGGTATTACCTGCGAGGTTTCAGGTTGCCTGGGGAAGCACAGAAAATTGACCGGGTCATGGAAAAGTTTGCTGAACGATACTGCAAGTGCAACCCGAATTCTTTTACCAGTGCAGATACTGCATATGTTCTTGCTTATTCTGTAATCATGCTCAATACTGATGCTCATAATATGATGGTCAAGGATAAG ATGTCTAGATCTGACTTCATTCGGAACAACCGAGGAATTGATGATGGAAAGGATTTGCCTGAAGTTTATCTGAGTACATTGTATGACCAAATTGTAAAAAATGAGATCAAAATGAGTGCTGATTCATCAGTTCCACAAAACAAGCAACCTAGCAGTGTAATGAAGCTCTTGGGCTTAGACAATATTATAAACCTTGTCAACTGGAAGCAGGCTGAAGATAAGGCACTTGGAGCAAATGACTTACTCATCAAGAACATACAGGAGAAATTCAAAGCAAAGAGCGCGAAATCAGA ATCTGTATTTTATATTATTACCGATACAACCATTTTGCGATTCATGATGGAGGTTTGTTGGGCCCCTATGATGGCTGCATTCAGCATGACGCTTGACCAATGTGATGATAAGGCTGCAACGTCGCAGTGTTTGCAGGGATTCAGATACGCAGTGCATGTCACCTCCGTAATGTGCATGCAGACGCAAAGAGATGCCTTTGTGACATCTGTAGCCAAGTTCACATACCTTCATTGTGTGGCAGACATGAAACAGAAGAATGTGGATGCTGTGAAG GCTATAATATCCATTGCAATCGAAGATGGTGATTATTTGCAGGAAGCTTGGGAGCATGTGCTAACATGTCTTTCACGGTTTGAGCATTTGCATCTTCTTGGAGAAGGGGCACCTACGGATGCTTCCTTTTTGACAGTACCTCTGGTTGATTCAGAAGAAAAAACACAGAAATCAAGTACCAATACAGCCTCAAAACGAACTAATGCTCTTCAGAATCCAGCTGTCATGGCTGCTGTTCGAGGCGGTTCTTATGACAGCACAACAGCAAAAAATAATGCCTCAGCTTTAGTTACTCCTGACCAGATTAACAACTTCATATCAAACATTAATCTATTAGACCAGATTGGCATTTTTGAGTTGAATCATATATTTGCTCATAGCCAAAGATTAAATAGCAATGCAATTGTTGCTTTTGTGGAAGCTCTTTGCAAGGTCGCAATCACAGAGTTGCAATCACCTACAGATCCTCGTATCTTCTGCCTAACGAAGATAGTGGAAATTGC GCATTACAATATGAACCGCATACGTTTGGTGTGGTCTcgtatttggaaagttctatctGATTTCTTTGTGTCTGTTGGGTCGTCAGAAAATCTTTCTGTGGCAATATTCGTTATGGACTCCTTGAGGCAGCTAGCCATGAAATTTCTTGAAAGAGAAGAACTAGCAAATTATAATTTCCAGAATGAATTCCTGCGACCTTTTGCGGTGGTTATGCAGAAGAGCAATGCTTCAGAAGTACGAGAACTTGTGGTTCGATGTGTCTCCCAAATGGTTTTGAGTCGTGTTAACAATATAAAATCAGGATGGAAAAGCGTTTTCACG GTTTTTACTGCGGCTGCTGCTGATGATCGAAAAAGCATTGTTCTGTTAGCATTTGAGACTATGGAGAAGATTGTCCGGGACTTTTTTCCATACATAACTGAGACTGAAACCACAACATTTACTGATTGTGTTAAATGTCTTATTACATTCACAAGTAGTAAATTTAGCAGCGATGCCAGTCTCaatgctattgcttttcttcggTTCTGTGCTGTGAAACTTGCCGAGGAAGGATTTGTCTGTCATGACAAGGATACCGACCATCAATCAAATAATTTGGATTCTTCAGAGGGGAATGCCATAGTGCACAAGGATGATCATGTTTACTTCTGGGTTCCTTTGCTTGCTG GTCTAGCTAGATTGACAACCGACACACGGCCAACTATCAGAAAAGGTGCAGTAGAAGTACTCTTTGACATTTTGAAGGACCATGGAGAACTCTTTTCTCAGTCCTTCTGGACCAATATCTTTGGATCTGTTATTTATCCTCTATTTAATGGTGAAATCCGTACACCCAATGGTCAAAGTGACAGCACTGAGGATGATTCATGGAATTTTGAAACTAAAACAGTGGCTGTGAAATGTTTAGTGGATCtgtatgttacattttttgatgtGATGCGGCCAGAACTCACTAGAGTTACCTCTGTTGTTACCAGTTTTATCAGAAGCGCTTATAGACAATCTGCTATCACTGGTATGTCTGTTTTTCAGCGTTTAACAGAAGGGCTTGCAAGCAAACTCTCCAAGGACGAATGGAAAGAGATCTTATTATGCTTTAAAGAAGCAGCAGCACATACATTGGTTGTTTTCGACAAAATAGTTAAGATGATGCAAAATATTGAAATTCCAGAAAGAAACGAGTCTTACTCTGAAGCAGAGAAATATTCAGATCCTGACATAGAGGATGAAGAGGAAGCTAATATGGAAACATCGTCTTATGCCATTGTCAAGATGAAGAACCATATGTCTCTGCAACTCGTAATTGTTCAG GGAATTGTTAAATTGTATGAGACACACAGGAGATCCTTCTGTGCTGAGCATATGGGCATAATTTTGGAGATGCTATCAGCCATTACGTCCCATGCAAGTGAAGTGAGTTCTGAATCTGCTTTGCACAATAAATTCCACAAAGCATGCTCCCTTCTGGAGATATCTGAGCCAGCAGTCATCCATTTCGAGAATGAGTCTTACCAGAGCTACCTCAAACTTCTGCAAGCTTTGCTTCACGACAACCCATCTTTGTCACGAGAAATGAACATTGAGTCACAAATTATGCTTGTTTCTGTGAAAATACTACGGAAATATCTGAACTGTGCAGGTCAGGAACCATCGAAGGATGCTTCTTGTAAAGATCCAGTTGTACACTGGGCGCTGCCTTTATCCGCTGCTAAGAAAGAGGAACTGTCTGCTAGAACCCCATTGGTCCTTCATGTAATGCGGTTACTTGGTGGTCTAGAGAGGGAGTGCTTTAGGAGGAATTTGCCCCTCCTTTTCCCTTTATTAGCTAATCTTGTTCGCTGCGAGCATAGCTCTAGAGAGGTTCAAGTTGCACTGTATGATGTCTTTCAGTCATCAATAGGCCCTATTATTTCAGTATAG